DNA sequence from the Methanofollis formosanus genome:
TGCCCAGGGTGTTCTCCTCGTAGGCCCTGGTCCCGGCAAAGGGCATCAACTGCCTGATGTTCACCCGGCGGACCATCAGCCCGGCGTCGAGCACCTGCTGCAGGAAGGCCCGGTTCTGCTCGTAGGTCGCCGGCGTCTCGCCGGCCAGACCGCAGACAAAGTTGATCCCGGGCAGGAGGTCGGGCACCCCGTTCCGGCGTGCGCCGCCGACCTCGTTGACGATCTCGACGGCCCGCAGGACGGCGTCGGGCAGGGCCTTGAGGTTGTTTGCCGCGATCACCGCCGGGTCCGCGGTCTCCATCCCGAAGGCGGCGACGTCGCCCGGCGTGTGGCCGGCGACGATCGCCTGGAGGGCGGCGCGGCTCTCCTCCTCGTGGCGGGCGATGGTGCCGGGGTTGACGTTGTCGATGTGGAGCGTTTCGAGATCTGGCGCCGCCGCACGGACCCTGGTGAAGAGATCTTCGATGAGGTCGGGGCGCGGCCGCGGGAACTCCGCATCGCCGCCGGTCCCGTAGGCGAGGAGGTCGGGCTGTCGGCCGAGCCTGAAGTGGCGGGCGCCGGCCTCGTGGAGGGCCGCCACCTCGGCGGCGAGGCCGGAGATTGAGCGGTAACGCGGGAGGCCGTAGAAGGGTTCGGTGCAGAACGAACACCCGCCGCACGCCGCACGGGCACACCCCTGCGCCGTCTCGAGTTCGACCATCACCCGCGGGAACATCGGGTGCTCGGCCACCACGCCGGCGCCGAGGACGCTCCAGCGGTCGATATCGGCATAACTCGCCGTCCCCTCGGGCTCGCCGCCCGAGAGAAGAGCGTCGAGGGCGGCCGACGGCGACCCCCTGAGCAG
Encoded proteins:
- a CDS encoding radical SAM protein, coding for MTSEAFILDGYVDEPACLGVPPYISPYIRYCAGVLREHGYAVRYTTIDAVRDDPTLLRTAANAALLLVIAGITVPGKYLAGTPATLTELSQIGTLLRGPTTVIGGPIGFGYAPQGGAKAVETAVAGFDHLLRGSPSAALDALLSGGEPEGTASYADIDRWSVLGAGVVAEHPMFPRVMVELETAQGCARAACGGCSFCTEPFYGLPRYRSISGLAAEVAALHEAGARHFRLGRQPDLLAYGTGGDAEFPRPRPDLIEDLFTRVRAAAPDLETLHIDNVNPGTIARHEEESRAALQAIVAGHTPGDVAAFGMETADPAVIAANNLKALPDAVLRAVEIVNEVGGARRNGVPDLLPGINFVCGLAGETPATYEQNRAFLQQVLDAGLMVRRVNIRQLMPFAGTRAYEENTLGKHAREFRAFKEWVHKHFDLPMLQRVFPAGTLLRDVGVEKPGATSFGRQMGSYPILVGLPLQVPAGTALDAVVVGWGHRSITALPAPIPVNTLPHTALRWIPGLGKKTVPKVIVKRPFRDLAGFRKVAGKTRVEEYLSFE